One Tubulanus polymorphus chromosome 5, tnTubPoly1.2, whole genome shotgun sequence DNA segment encodes these proteins:
- the LOC141906453 gene encoding uncharacterized protein LOC141906453, producing the protein MPLFFISVKTNVNYCVVGVFMPEHEDAASIKEAIDVFKSWNENWRPQDFITDCCWAEINAIESAFEDVLVRLCKFHREKAWNEWLARSENGIGENREMLKGLMRDIAESTTEAGFNWAYNELQQSNIWKVNPKLRRWFQNSWLSEKSDG; encoded by the exons ATGCCCCTGTTCTTTATAAGTGTTAAGACAAACGTCAATTATTGTGTTGTTGGAGTTTTTATGCCAG AACACGAAGACGCTGCAAGCATTAAAGAGGCCATCGatgttttcaaatcatggaatGAAAATTGGAGGCCACAGGATTTTATCACTGATTGCTGTTGGGCAGAAATAAATGCTATTGAAAGTGCTTTTGAAG ATGTATTGGTAAGACTATGTAAATTTCATAGAGAGAAAGCATGGAACGAATGGCTCGCAAGATCTGAAAATGGAATTGGAG AAAACAGAGAAATGTTGAAAGGACTGATGAGAGATATTGCTGAATCAACTACAGAGGCAGGATTTAATTGGGCTTACAATGAACTTCAGCAATCTAACATTTGGAAAGTCAATCCAAAGTTACGTCGATGGTTTCAAAATTCTTGGCTTAGTGAAAAAAG cGATGGGTGA